The DNA segment ATTCCATGAAAGGGTTTTTGATGCTCCTACACCAGGCACCAGGTTCTTTTGCGTGCAAATACTGAGCTTCGTACCAAAATACAGCAAAAAAGGTCCATAATCCTCAAATCATCATATGACCATTTTGTTCATTTGCAACTATAGTCAACTTCCCTACCTTCTATTTTCTAAAACAAGTTGATATTTGGTAATCCTGACCATCCTCTTCGAATATTTGCATGTCACCTCACACTTTGCAAACTGGGGGACAGTTTCCTTTCTCCAACCACGCTGAGTATACAAAcacattaaaaggaaaaaaaaaacttttgtttAACCTATGGGTACTAGTCCAGCCTCAATCATCAATTGTTTAGTTAGCAATTTTAGAGGGAAAAGCCTCGCAACGACTAAACTACAGGCAAAAAGAGAAGTCAATAACTTATCATTGTAATATATTCTCTCAGTCCACCTTTCTTTCAAGCTACTAGAAGTCCCAGTTTCCGGCTAAAATCAAAACTCATCCCTCTCGTTCTCTCATCAGATCATCTCTCTTTGCATCACTGTCGAATTAATCAGAATTTGTTCTCTTGACTGCATTCAAGTAACTAGGTTTTTGTACTATATAGACaaggggagagagagagagagggagaaggagagggagagagagacaTGGTTAAATGGTAACCAAAACAAGTAACATGGAAAAAGAATTTCTAGAGCAACGTCCAAAAAGAAACTTAAGAATTGGGTTTGGCAGTTAGTATCTTAGCAATCTGACCCACTTATCTCCATCCACCCCACATCGCATGGACACAGTCCATAAACTGTCCTATTTCCAGATTTAAGTTCAAAATAAAACTTGGATAACAACAATTCATCCCTGAACCCAAGGCTTTGGACTAGTGGTAAGAGCGCAACACATGATGTGTTGGTTAGGCGCACATCACGGGGACGAACTCTGCATATGCAAAGGCCTGATATTTGAATGGAGATGGATAGAGCACAGGCCGATTAACCACCGAATTACGAACCATGTGCCACCTGCCCTCAGGGATTTCTTTgtcattaaaaaataaagtaacaCCAATCCATTCCAAGAGGGCATGTATAGAGATCACATCCTAATTCTTTGAGGAGATTGAACATCACGTAGAAATGCAAACCTCCCACTTAATTTTCGAGACAGCAATTACCTGGCTTTCTATTTCTACTCAATAAACAGAGTGGCAAATCCATCGAAGGAAGAAAAAGATGAGATCTTATGGATCGTGGGGAGATGTGGAAAAGATAAAAGTGGATCCTTACTAGTGTGATCATGGTTAGATTGGAGCCCTTTTTTTCACTTTGCCTAGTCTTCTTTAAATTAACCTTcatcattttcttcaaaattagcCTAGAACATATCACACAAACAATCACATTTGGACTTCTTTTCTCAGATCTGTAATATTTTCAATAACTACACCGAATCTTCTAAATTGACCCATTAAGAAAAACATGACGTAAAAGTTTAGGTAAAATCATGTGTCAAGCACTACGGACTAGAGTTGAAGGTTGGCCGCAATCTTAAATCAAAAGCTGAATATCAAGGTCATATTTGTCTCTTACTTCTTCAGTCTCTTTTGTCTTCCACATTTCTCCTATACTAAATAAAAGTATGCCATCCTAGCTCATTATAAGTATTAGATGCTGGAGTTGGGGAACTGACCCTTTCCAAGATCATCAGGATCAGCATGAACAACCACAGCTCTTCCAATGATGGATTGTGGACCAGCAAGAGGAATCTGCAAAACTTCGGGTTGCTTATCAATTCAGAAACAAGAGTAGAACAAGATTAAAGCTTAGAATTCAACAAAGAAATTTACCTGCTTGTCGGTAATAGTAAAAGAGGCAGTACCTGAAATTTTTTGCAACGATTGCATCATTAGCAATGCTAACTAATTTGAAACAggattttttgtgtgtgtgtgtgtgtggtggtggttgggggggggggggggttcaggCAATGACATCTTTGAAATCAATTTTGGCTTCATCGTGCAAAATACTTAAGTTTTTCTAGATATAGAATAACGGGTAAACCTTTACTGCAGTGGAATGAGCTTACAAAGCAGGGGGTTACCACTATACACCATGTCAAACCAAAACCCACTAGGCAATAGAAGATAATTAGTCTCCGAATTGCAGattttttatttgaaataaaataaggATAACTTAATGAGGTTCAGTTTCAATTATTAAACAAGGAATGCTCACCATCTTCTCCAACTGTGATGTTACCAAGATCACCAGCATGACGCACCTCATCTTCAGGAGCACCATGCTCCTTACCAGCAGGATTGTAATGTGGTCCTGCAGGTTTACAGGGAAGAAATCCAAAATGAAAAATGGTCTAGAATTAATTTCTCTGTCCCCTTCTTCAGTAGATAAAATTACCCGTTGACATGCAGCCGTTTGTGGTATCACCAAGGGCGTGGACATGGAAGCCATGAAGTCCGGGTTTTAGGCCAGAGACATTTCCAGTAACTGTGGTTGGTGCTGTATATATTTCATCAATTAGAGATCACCCATGATAAGTGCAGTAATAAACCATTTTACTGTCATTAAAGTTAAACTTACCGTCTCCATCTTGAGTGAAGAAGATGGTGCCGCTAACACCTTCACTGCTGCTAAGGACGGCAACGGCCTTCACCATTTTTGTATGTGATCTAGAAAATTATGATACAAGAGTCTGTTATCAAGATAACACGTATAAGAGCCAATACAAAGCACATCAATAGTTTAATATGCAACTTCCTTCATAAGATGACAGACAACACCCCATAAACAAGTTTGAACTTACAAATTGAAAATTGCGTTCAGACAATCAGTTAAACAAGACTTCAGTCACAAGCCAGATAATTTACATTTCATCTCGAAAGCAAGCTATCAGATAAAGTGACAACCAAAATGTGAGGTACTCCATTTCTTCATCTCAACCATATTAGCCTGAATATTTAAaagagggaattcaagaacaCTTCGACATGTTTGCTTACAATTCCAAACAAGCCAAAATTGTCTTTCCGGAAATAGCACCCAAGGAGTGACATAGCagtcaaaggcgcgcttaagccctgaagcgaggctcaaaacatgttgagcgcttcgcctcgcttagCAGGCGCTTCAGTGttgtcatcaaggctctaagACATACTTTTTCTTGCCAATGAGCGTAATCTTGAAGAGAGACACTAagcaattgatatttcactttacaataaattttcttcaatttctttgtccatatatttggtaTTCATGCTTATAAATATAATCTTGGACTACACATACATATTTGTTATTTTTCTCCATTTgcgccttttttcattaaagctCACACATTATTTgtgctttgcgcttaaagccccaacagACGTTAGAGTTTTTTTGCGCTTTTTGCTTTTAATAACACTGGATGGTTCAAATCCCAACAAACACAAACAAATGCTAGGTAATTCTTTCCCAATCTGTCTAACTATTTGAGAGCAAAGTTACACAATACCTATACCGGAGGGAGATAGTCGGTACTCTATGTAATAGTCGAGGTGCACACAAACTGGAACGGGCACCACCACTATAAAAAACTACTATTTGTTGGAAATAAAACAAAGTAAAGAAAACACAAATTTTGTTTTATAGAACACTAAACAATGGATCATTTACCCCAAACATTCACAAAATACTCTGATTCGCTCCAaaacaaccaaaaagaaaaaaacaattcTCTCATAATTCAAATACTCGCGAAAAACAGAACaagaacaaaaggaaaaaaagaaaaaagaaattgttttctaaTCCTAGAGCCATCAAATAAAGGCAGTAAACAATTTTTAACAGCAGGATACAATCGCGCGCAACACGCAGGTGATACGTTTTACATAGGGACAGAGCTAAAGCTGAGGCAAGAGGGTTTGTGCAGATAGGGCAAGAATTGAATTTTTTGGATATATATTAACTATTAAAATCCCcttgatataaggaaagactctATTGCAGTGGTAAAGAGGATTCAAAAATTGCTTTATTTCACAGGTTCAAGTCGTAGGTGTCACTCTTGTATTTTTTTCATATCAATTTCTGGTTCCCCCACTAGTTTTACATACAATCTTTTTTACAAGAAATGCCTGTGCGTCACTCCTAAACTCCAGCAGACAATCACACGCTCGAAAAGGCAAATACTCCTCTTGAATCAGAGTAACCAAACCTAATTAGATCGAACCACACATCAGAGACAGAATCTTCGCAAGGTGAAATCTTAATACACCTACGTTTATTCAACAATCATTAACCACAGAAAAATTAGCTCACACCGCAGACACGACACGGTTAAAAAGAGAAAGTTCTAGAACACTCTAGATCTGCTATATCCGAAGTTGAATCCAATATTTCATCATAAAGAGATACGAACAGTATCAGGATCAAATCCAAAGTTAGCCTAGTGATACCGATCAGCGTGAAAATCAAGCAAAAATGAATCGAATGAATAGACAAAAGTCAAACATCGAATACTCACATAAATaggaaaaattaaataaatatatattcagaaatttttgaagaagaaaaagagaaagagaatgaATTTACCTCAGGGAACCCCTTGA comes from the Nicotiana tabacum cultivar K326 chromosome 14, ASM71507v2, whole genome shotgun sequence genome and includes:
- the LOC107774639 gene encoding superoxide dismutase [Cu-Zn] gives rise to the protein MVKAVAVLSSSEGVSGTIFFTQDGDAPTTVTGNVSGLKPGLHGFHVHALGDTTNGCMSTGPHYNPAGKEHGAPEDEVRHAGDLGNITVGEDGTASFTITDKQIPLAGPQSIIGRAVVVHADPDDLGKGGHELSKATGNAGGRVACGIIGLQG